Proteins from a genomic interval of Anolis sagrei isolate rAnoSag1 chromosome 1, rAnoSag1.mat, whole genome shotgun sequence:
- the ITGB1BP1 gene encoding integrin beta-1-binding protein 1 — MFRKGKKRHSSSSSQSSEISTKSKSVDSSLGGLSRSSTVASLDTDSTKSSGQSNSNSDTCAEFRVKYVGAIEKLKLDESKTLEGPLDLINYIDVAQQDGKLPFVPGDEEFVMGVSKYGIKVTTLDQYDVLHRHALYLIVRMVCYDDGLGAGKSLLALKTTDMNYEEYSLWIYQCNSLEQAQAICKMLSTAFDSVLTSEKP, encoded by the exons ATGTTCAGGAAAGGGAAGAAGCGGCACAGCAGTAGTAGCTCCCAGAGCAGCGAGATCAGCACTAAAAGCAAA TCAGTGGACTCCAGTCTTGGAGGACTTTCAAGATCTAGCACTGTTGCCAGTCTAGATACAGACTCCACAAAAAGTTCAG GTCAGAGCAATAGCAATTCAGATACTTGTGCAGAATTTAGAGTGAAATATGTTGGTGCCATTGAGAAGTTGAAGCTCGATGAAAGCAAGACTTTGGAAGGGCCGCTGGACTTGATCAACTACATAGATGTGGCACAG CAAGATGGAAAACTACCCTTTGTTCCAGGGGATGAAGAATTTGTTATGGGAGTGTCCAAGTATGGCATTAAAGTCACAACTTTGGACCAGTAT GATGTTCTGCATAGACATGCGCTCTACCTAATTGTTCGCATGGTCTGCTATGATGATGGCCTTGGCGCAGGCAAGAGTTTGCTGGCTTTGAAAACAACCGATATGAACTATGAAGAATACAGCCTTTGGATATACCAGTgtaatagtttg GAACAAGCACAAGCCATTTGTAAGATGCTCTCCACGGCCTTTGACTCAGTTTTAACATCTGAGAAGCCCTGA